The following proteins are encoded in a genomic region of Magnolia sinica isolate HGM2019 chromosome 1, MsV1, whole genome shotgun sequence:
- the LOC131250436 gene encoding auxin-responsive protein SAUR71-like: MKQLIRRLSRVSDSSQYILLRSSDSSSPAQTHSKTRRSKSKSNKTRGSVTASGLVPQGHLPVYVGDEMERFVVRADCLKHPIFIQLLERSAQEYGYEQQGVLRIPCRVFLFERVLDILKDGDEIDSADVDELFGLFSEEFL; this comes from the coding sequence ATGAAGCAACTCATCCGTCGCCTCTCCCGAGTTTCTGACTCGTCGCAGTACATCCTTCTCCGCTCTTCCGACTCATCCTCACCCGCCCAAACCCATTCCAAAACTCGCCgttccaaatccaaatccaataaAACTCGTGGATCCGTCACCGCCTCCGGCCTCGTCCCACAAGGCCATCTCCCCGTCTACGTCGGTGACGAGATGGAGCGGTTCGTTGTCCGAGCCGATTGTTTGAAGCACCCCATTTTCATCCAGCTTCTGGAAAGATCGGCGCAGGAGTACGGGTACGAGCAGCAGGGCGTACTCAGGATCCCTTGCAGGGTCTTTCTCTTCGAGAGGGTTTTGGATATCTTGAAGGATGGAGATGAGATCGACAGTGCAGATGTTGATGAGCTTTTTGGGTTGTTTTCTGAGGAGTTCCTTTGA